The following are from one region of the Stanieria cyanosphaera PCC 7437 genome:
- a CDS encoding YybH family protein, with amino-acid sequence MSDANEVLKVMCEKYQAAVSANDSVAYGKLFATDAIRIPPRSEPEYGPNEISQSEQKDYDVAKWSVQSRPIDALWINDQWIYGIAHADVTTVNHADGKTNSFKATKTWLLHKEDSGEWLIKRQMWNLK; translated from the coding sequence ATGAGCGATGCAAACGAAGTTCTCAAGGTAATGTGTGAAAAATACCAAGCAGCCGTCAGTGCCAATGATTCGGTAGCCTATGGAAAACTATTTGCCACAGACGCAATTCGGATTCCACCGAGGTCAGAACCTGAATATGGGCCGAACGAGATTTCCCAAAGCGAACAAAAAGACTATGATGTCGCGAAATGGAGTGTTCAATCTAGACCGATTGACGCTTTGTGGATTAATGACCAATGGATCTATGGTATCGCGCACGCAGATGTAACTACTGTTAACCATGCTGATGGAAAGACAAATTCATTCAAAGCTACGAAGACGTGGCTTCTCCACAAAGAAGACTCAGGAGAATGGTTGATCAAGAGACAAATGTGGAATCTCAAATAA
- the sipA gene encoding regulatory protein SipA, with protein sequence MTNHNFTVGDRVKLITLPPYLKTAEPMPTLRSANLLNLGDEGTIIDRRPGGYWGVRFAQGAFLLESQYLSKL encoded by the coding sequence ATGACTAATCATAATTTTACCGTTGGCGATCGCGTTAAACTAATCACTTTACCTCCCTATTTAAAAACAGCCGAACCAATGCCGACGTTACGTTCTGCTAATCTTTTAAATTTAGGAGATGAAGGAACAATTATCGACCGCCGTCCAGGAGGATATTGGGGAGTTCGTTTTGCTCAGGGTGCTTTTTTATTAGAAAGCCAGTATCTAAGTAAATTGTAA
- a CDS encoding pre-peptidase C-terminal domain-containing protein has translation MTLTIDLYGDTFGYSSQQLDLKSVNGAVNKNNLILTFNFFNSVSPASYYQENSVTGTIYLDLDQNVNTGTPLYPNVILPDQEQKISLGYEVSLDLYSESYQPGLVNLINENYSTIGKVPIVYEENSFQIEIPLALLKDDGALDYSAIVGGNYELSDSIPNQGAGEVLLTETEETEPNDAIINAIDTGLNSDQVGHFFIVGEIGNNPNVEPSEDVDFYQVKLEKGDYLTVDIDARVFGSNLNSKLELFNSQGDLVAVNNGYGWDAFLNFTANTTDTYYISVSGVQSDYPLPLDDSKDKSIIFPPNSSTGSYNLDLTLFSPTVITGTAADNLLNGTEYYDIISGLEGNDDIFGFDGEDRIYGGEGNDFIRGGNGRDLIEGESGDDVIFGDAHDDTINGGDGLDVIFGGEGNDKIKGGNDKDRLFGGKGDDSIWGQAGHDFLNGGDGLDRIIGGLGNDVIYGKSGEDTLYGQDGHDLIKGGSGSDYIFAGSGNDTLSGVDLLGLGSYEVDYLEGGSGKDTFILGTVNHIFYDDGNSASTGESDYATITDFNSSEDKIQLHGSADLYYLDFFSYGYYGAANTNVAIMRDGGVNQRDEQIAILENVSADLTLRDSAFVFV, from the coding sequence ATGACTTTAACCATTGATTTGTATGGCGATACTTTTGGCTATAGTTCTCAACAACTCGATCTAAAAAGTGTTAACGGAGCGGTCAACAAAAACAATCTAATTTTAACTTTTAATTTTTTTAATTCTGTATCTCCAGCTTCTTATTATCAAGAAAACTCTGTCACTGGCACAATTTATTTAGATTTAGATCAAAATGTCAATACAGGTACACCATTATATCCCAATGTAATTTTGCCTGATCAAGAACAAAAAATTTCTTTAGGGTATGAAGTTTCTCTCGATCTTTACAGCGAATCCTATCAACCTGGTTTAGTTAATCTAATCAATGAAAATTATTCAACTATTGGAAAAGTTCCGATTGTTTATGAAGAAAATTCCTTCCAAATTGAAATACCTTTAGCACTCTTAAAAGATGATGGTGCATTAGACTATAGCGCAATAGTTGGTGGTAATTATGAATTAAGTGATTCGATTCCTAATCAAGGTGCAGGAGAAGTTTTATTAACAGAAACTGAAGAAACCGAACCGAATGATGCAATTATAAATGCCATTGATACTGGACTAAACTCAGACCAGGTTGGTCATTTCTTTATTGTCGGAGAAATTGGTAATAATCCCAATGTTGAACCTTCCGAAGATGTAGACTTTTATCAAGTTAAGTTAGAAAAAGGTGATTATCTAACTGTTGATATTGATGCTAGAGTCTTTGGTTCAAACTTAAATTCAAAACTAGAGTTATTTAACTCTCAAGGTGATTTAGTAGCCGTTAATAATGGTTATGGCTGGGATGCTTTCCTCAACTTTACAGCTAATACTACCGATACCTACTATATCAGTGTTAGTGGAGTTCAATCTGACTATCCTTTACCTTTAGACGACAGCAAGGATAAAAGTATTATTTTTCCTCCTAATAGTAGTACGGGTAGTTATAATCTCGACCTTACTTTATTCTCTCCTACTGTTATTACAGGCACAGCAGCAGACAATCTGTTGAATGGGACAGAATATTATGACATTATCTCTGGTTTAGAAGGCAATGATGACATTTTTGGTTTTGATGGTGAAGACCGCATTTATGGTGGTGAGGGTAATGATTTTATCAGAGGGGGAAATGGCAGAGATCTAATCGAAGGTGAAAGCGGTGATGATGTAATTTTTGGTGATGCTCACGACGATACAATTAATGGTGGTGATGGCCTTGATGTTATCTTTGGTGGCGAAGGTAATGACAAAATTAAAGGCGGTAACGACAAAGACCGTCTTTTTGGTGGCAAAGGAGACGATTCGATTTGGGGACAAGCTGGTCATGACTTTCTCAACGGAGGAGATGGTTTAGATCGGATTATTGGCGGTTTGGGCAATGATGTGATTTATGGTAAAAGCGGTGAAGATACGCTTTATGGACAAGATGGTCACGATTTAATCAAAGGTGGTTCAGGTTCGGATTATATTTTTGCTGGTTCTGGTAATGACACATTAAGCGGTGTTGATTTATTAGGATTAGGCAGTTATGAAGTTGATTATTTAGAAGGTGGTTCAGGAAAAGATACTTTTATCCTGGGAACTGTTAATCATATTTTTTATGATGATGGCAATTCGGCTTCTACTGGAGAATCAGACTATGCTACCATTACTGACTTCAACTCTAGTGAAGATAAGATTCAACTCCACGGTTCAGCAGATTTATATTATTTAGACTTCTTCTCCTATGGTTATTATGGTGCTGCAAATACGAATGTAGCCATTATGCGTGATGGCGGAGTTAACCAAAGAGATGAACAGATTGCTATTTTAGAAAATGTTTCAGCAGATTTGACTCTAAGGGATTCTGCTTTCGTTTTTGTGTAA
- a CDS encoding succinate dehydrogenase/fumarate reductase iron-sulfur subunit encodes MKINLKIWRQANPSQSGQFINYTVQVNPDMSFLETLDVLNEQLIKTNQPPIEFDNDCREGICGSCGLMINGIAHGTEKQTAVCQLYMRTFKEEDTIVVEPWRAKAFPVIKDLVVDRSALDRIIGAGGYISIHTGAAPDANTIPVAKAKSDRAFDYATCIGCGACVAACPNASASLFTAAKISHLALLPQGEPERKLRVKKMSEQMAKEGFGDCSNHGECEAVCPKGISIDAIAMMRREYLKAMF; translated from the coding sequence ATGAAAATTAATCTTAAAATTTGGCGACAAGCAAATCCATCTCAATCAGGTCAATTTATTAACTATACAGTACAGGTCAATCCTGATATGTCTTTTCTAGAAACGCTTGATGTACTCAACGAACAACTTATTAAAACTAATCAACCACCAATTGAATTTGATAATGACTGTCGGGAAGGAATTTGTGGTTCTTGCGGTTTAATGATCAATGGTATTGCTCATGGTACTGAAAAACAAACTGCGGTATGTCAGTTATATATGCGAACCTTCAAAGAGGAAGATACTATTGTGGTTGAACCTTGGCGTGCTAAAGCTTTTCCTGTGATTAAAGATTTAGTAGTAGATCGTTCCGCTTTAGACCGTATTATCGGTGCTGGTGGTTATATTTCCATTCATACAGGTGCAGCACCCGATGCTAATACCATTCCTGTTGCCAAAGCAAAAAGCGATCGCGCCTTTGATTATGCTACTTGTATTGGTTGTGGTGCTTGTGTTGCTGCTTGTCCTAATGCTTCCGCCTCTTTATTCACCGCAGCTAAAATCTCTCATCTAGCTTTATTACCGCAAGGAGAACCCGAACGTAAGTTAAGAGTGAAGAAGATGAGCGAACAGATGGCAAAAGAAGGATTTGGTGACTGTTCCAACCACGGTGAATGCGAAGCCGTTTGTCCCAAAGGAATTTCGATTGACGCGATCGCTATGATGCGAAGAGAATATCTTAAGGCAATGTTTTAG